From Equus asinus isolate D_3611 breed Donkey chromosome 14, EquAss-T2T_v2, whole genome shotgun sequence, one genomic window encodes:
- the HAGHL gene encoding hydroxyacylglutathione hydrolase-like protein isoform X4 translates to MKVKVIPVLEDNYMYLVIEEHTREAVAVDVAVPKRLLEIVGREGVSLTTVLTTHHHWDHARGNVELARLWPGLAVLGADERICALTRRLTHGEELRFGAIHVRCLLTPGHTSGHMSYFLWEDECPDPPALFSGDALSVAGCGPRLEGTAQQMYRSLAKTLGILPPETVFCGHEHTLANLEFAQKVEPCNDHVRAKLSWAKKRDEDDVPTVPSTLGEELLYNPFLRVAEESVRKFTGKVAPAEVLEALCRERASFEHAAEPLQPQARALLALQWGLLSTPRQK, encoded by the exons ATGAAGGTCAAGGTCATCCCTGTGCTTGAGGACAACTACATGTACCTGGTCATCGAGGAGCACACGCGGGAGGCTGTGGCCGTGGACGTGGCCGTTCCCAAGAGG CTGCTGGAGATCGTGGGCCGGGAGGGGGTATCACTGACCACCGTGCTGACCACCCACCACCACTG GGACCACGCGCGGGGCAACGTAGAGCTGGCGCGTCTGTGGCCAGGGCTGGCCGTGCTGGGCGCAGACGAGCGCATCTGCGCGCTGACCCGCAGGCTGACGCACGGCGAGGAGCTGCGG TTTGGGGCTATCCACGTGCGCTGCCTCCTGACGCCAGGCCACACCTCCGGCCACATGAGCTACTTCCTGTGGGAAGACGAGTGTCCGGACCCGCCCGCCCTGTTCTCGG GGGATGCGCTGTCTGTGGCCGGCTGCGGCCCGCGGCTGGAGGGCACGGCTCAGCAGATGTACCGGAGCCTGGCCAAGACCCTGGGCATCCTGCCCCCCGAGACG GTGTTCTGTGGCCATGAGCACACGCTGGCCAACCTTGAGTTTGCGCAGAAAGTGGAGCCCTGCAATGACCACGTGAGGGCCAAGCTGTCGTGGGCCAAG AAGAGGGACGAGGATGACGTGCCCACAGTGCCGTCCACGCTGGGCGAGGAGCTCCTCTACAACCCCTTCCTGAGGGTGGC AGAGGAGTCCGTGCGCAAGTTCACAGGCAAGGTGGCCCCGGCCGAGGTCCTGGAGGCACTCTGCAGAGAGCGGGCGAGCTTCGAGCACGCGGCCGAACCGCTGCAGCCACAGGCCCGGGCTCTCCTGGCACTGCAGTGGGGGCTCCTGAGCACCCCCCGACAGAAGTGA
- the HAGHL gene encoding hydroxyacylglutathione hydrolase-like protein isoform X6: MKVKVIPVLEDNYMYLVIEEHTREAVAVDVAVPKRGPRAGQRRAGASVARAGRAGRRRAHLRADPQADARRGAAGDALSVAGCGPRLEGTAQQMYRSLAKTLGILPPETVFCGHEHTLANLEFAQKVEPCNDHVRAKLSWAKRGVRAQVHRQGGPGRGPGGTLQRAGELRARGRTAAATGPGSPGTAVGAPEHPPTEVSPVWTRRGARWHIPPPPTLRQSGPCPGGCPALETSTLVLPGSGRVGLLSGPV; this comes from the exons ATGAAGGTCAAGGTCATCCCTGTGCTTGAGGACAACTACATGTACCTGGTCATCGAGGAGCACACGCGGGAGGCTGTGGCCGTGGACGTGGCCGTTCCCAAGAGG GGACCACGCGCGGGGCAACGTAGAGCTGGCGCGTCTGTGGCCAGGGCTGGCCGTGCTGGGCGCAGACGAGCGCATCTGCGCGCTGACCCGCAGGCTGACGCACGGCGAGGAGCTGCGG GGGATGCGCTGTCTGTGGCCGGCTGCGGCCCGCGGCTGGAGGGCACGGCTCAGCAGATGTACCGGAGCCTGGCCAAGACCCTGGGCATCCTGCCCCCCGAGACG GTGTTCTGTGGCCATGAGCACACGCTGGCCAACCTTGAGTTTGCGCAGAAAGTGGAGCCCTGCAATGACCACGTGAGGGCCAAGCTGTCGTGGGCCAAG AGAGGAGTCCGTGCGCAAGTTCACAGGCAAGGTGGCCCCGGCCGAGGTCCTGGAGGCACTCTGCAGAGAGCGGGCGAGCTTCGAGCACGCGGCCGAACCGCTGCAGCCACAGGCCCGGGCTCTCCTGGCACTGCAGTGGGGGCTCCTGAGCACCCCCCGACAGAAGTGAGCCCCGTGTGGACCCGCCGTGGGGCCAGGTGGCACATCCCTCCTCCCCCGACCCTCAGGCAGTCTGGGCCCTGCCCAGGTGGCTGCCCAGCCTTGGAGACCAGCACTCTCGTGCTTCCTGGCAGTGGACGTGTGGGGCTCCTCTCTGGGCCGGTgtga
- the HAGHL gene encoding hydroxyacylglutathione hydrolase-like protein isoform X1 has translation MKVKVIPVLEDNYMYLVIEEHTREAVAVDVAVPKRLLEIVGREGVSLTTVLTTHHHWDHARGNVELARLWPGLAVLGADERICALTRRLTHGEELRFGAIHVRCLLTPGHTSGHMSYFLWEDECPDPPALFSGDALSVAGCGPRLEGTAQQMYRSLAKTLGILPPETKVFCGHEHTLANLEFAQKVEPCNDHVRAKLSWAKRGVRAQVHRQGGPGRGPGGTLQRAGELRARGRTAAATGPGSPGTAVGAPEHPPTEVSPVWTRRGARWHIPPPPTLRQSGPCPGGCPALETSTLVLPGSGRVGLLSGPV, from the exons ATGAAGGTCAAGGTCATCCCTGTGCTTGAGGACAACTACATGTACCTGGTCATCGAGGAGCACACGCGGGAGGCTGTGGCCGTGGACGTGGCCGTTCCCAAGAGG CTGCTGGAGATCGTGGGCCGGGAGGGGGTATCACTGACCACCGTGCTGACCACCCACCACCACTG GGACCACGCGCGGGGCAACGTAGAGCTGGCGCGTCTGTGGCCAGGGCTGGCCGTGCTGGGCGCAGACGAGCGCATCTGCGCGCTGACCCGCAGGCTGACGCACGGCGAGGAGCTGCGG TTTGGGGCTATCCACGTGCGCTGCCTCCTGACGCCAGGCCACACCTCCGGCCACATGAGCTACTTCCTGTGGGAAGACGAGTGTCCGGACCCGCCCGCCCTGTTCTCGG GGGATGCGCTGTCTGTGGCCGGCTGCGGCCCGCGGCTGGAGGGCACGGCTCAGCAGATGTACCGGAGCCTGGCCAAGACCCTGGGCATCCTGCCCCCCGAGACG AAGGTGTTCTGTGGCCATGAGCACACGCTGGCCAACCTTGAGTTTGCGCAGAAAGTGGAGCCCTGCAATGACCACGTGAGGGCCAAGCTGTCGTGGGCCAAG AGAGGAGTCCGTGCGCAAGTTCACAGGCAAGGTGGCCCCGGCCGAGGTCCTGGAGGCACTCTGCAGAGAGCGGGCGAGCTTCGAGCACGCGGCCGAACCGCTGCAGCCACAGGCCCGGGCTCTCCTGGCACTGCAGTGGGGGCTCCTGAGCACCCCCCGACAGAAGTGAGCCCCGTGTGGACCCGCCGTGGGGCCAGGTGGCACATCCCTCCTCCCCCGACCCTCAGGCAGTCTGGGCCCTGCCCAGGTGGCTGCCCAGCCTTGGAGACCAGCACTCTCGTGCTTCCTGGCAGTGGACGTGTGGGGCTCCTCTCTGGGCCGGTgtga
- the HAGHL gene encoding hydroxyacylglutathione hydrolase-like protein isoform X2: MKVKVIPVLEDNYMYLVIEEHTREAVAVDVAVPKRLLEIVGREGVSLTTVLTTHHHWDHARGNVELARLWPGLAVLGADERICALTRRLTHGEELRFGAIHVRCLLTPGHTSGHMSYFLWEDECPDPPALFSGDALSVAGCGPRLEGTAQQMYRSLAKTLGILPPETVFCGHEHTLANLEFAQKVEPCNDHVRAKLSWAKRGVRAQVHRQGGPGRGPGGTLQRAGELRARGRTAAATGPGSPGTAVGAPEHPPTEVSPVWTRRGARWHIPPPPTLRQSGPCPGGCPALETSTLVLPGSGRVGLLSGPV; the protein is encoded by the exons ATGAAGGTCAAGGTCATCCCTGTGCTTGAGGACAACTACATGTACCTGGTCATCGAGGAGCACACGCGGGAGGCTGTGGCCGTGGACGTGGCCGTTCCCAAGAGG CTGCTGGAGATCGTGGGCCGGGAGGGGGTATCACTGACCACCGTGCTGACCACCCACCACCACTG GGACCACGCGCGGGGCAACGTAGAGCTGGCGCGTCTGTGGCCAGGGCTGGCCGTGCTGGGCGCAGACGAGCGCATCTGCGCGCTGACCCGCAGGCTGACGCACGGCGAGGAGCTGCGG TTTGGGGCTATCCACGTGCGCTGCCTCCTGACGCCAGGCCACACCTCCGGCCACATGAGCTACTTCCTGTGGGAAGACGAGTGTCCGGACCCGCCCGCCCTGTTCTCGG GGGATGCGCTGTCTGTGGCCGGCTGCGGCCCGCGGCTGGAGGGCACGGCTCAGCAGATGTACCGGAGCCTGGCCAAGACCCTGGGCATCCTGCCCCCCGAGACG GTGTTCTGTGGCCATGAGCACACGCTGGCCAACCTTGAGTTTGCGCAGAAAGTGGAGCCCTGCAATGACCACGTGAGGGCCAAGCTGTCGTGGGCCAAG AGAGGAGTCCGTGCGCAAGTTCACAGGCAAGGTGGCCCCGGCCGAGGTCCTGGAGGCACTCTGCAGAGAGCGGGCGAGCTTCGAGCACGCGGCCGAACCGCTGCAGCCACAGGCCCGGGCTCTCCTGGCACTGCAGTGGGGGCTCCTGAGCACCCCCCGACAGAAGTGAGCCCCGTGTGGACCCGCCGTGGGGCCAGGTGGCACATCCCTCCTCCCCCGACCCTCAGGCAGTCTGGGCCCTGCCCAGGTGGCTGCCCAGCCTTGGAGACCAGCACTCTCGTGCTTCCTGGCAGTGGACGTGTGGGGCTCCTCTCTGGGCCGGTgtga
- the HAGHL gene encoding hydroxyacylglutathione hydrolase-like protein isoform X3 — protein sequence MKVKVIPVLEDNYMYLVIEEHTREAVAVDVAVPKRLLEIVGREGVSLTTVLTTHHHWDHARGNVELARLWPGLAVLGADERICALTRRLTHGEELRFGAIHVRCLLTPGHTSGHMSYFLWEDECPDPPALFSGDALSVAGCGPRLEGTAQQMYRSLAKTLGILPPETKVFCGHEHTLANLEFAQKVEPCNDHVRAKLSWAKKRDEDDVPTVPSTLGEELLYNPFLRVAEESVRKFTGKVAPAEVLEALCRERASFEHAAEPLQPQARALLALQWGLLSTPRQK from the exons ATGAAGGTCAAGGTCATCCCTGTGCTTGAGGACAACTACATGTACCTGGTCATCGAGGAGCACACGCGGGAGGCTGTGGCCGTGGACGTGGCCGTTCCCAAGAGG CTGCTGGAGATCGTGGGCCGGGAGGGGGTATCACTGACCACCGTGCTGACCACCCACCACCACTG GGACCACGCGCGGGGCAACGTAGAGCTGGCGCGTCTGTGGCCAGGGCTGGCCGTGCTGGGCGCAGACGAGCGCATCTGCGCGCTGACCCGCAGGCTGACGCACGGCGAGGAGCTGCGG TTTGGGGCTATCCACGTGCGCTGCCTCCTGACGCCAGGCCACACCTCCGGCCACATGAGCTACTTCCTGTGGGAAGACGAGTGTCCGGACCCGCCCGCCCTGTTCTCGG GGGATGCGCTGTCTGTGGCCGGCTGCGGCCCGCGGCTGGAGGGCACGGCTCAGCAGATGTACCGGAGCCTGGCCAAGACCCTGGGCATCCTGCCCCCCGAGACG AAGGTGTTCTGTGGCCATGAGCACACGCTGGCCAACCTTGAGTTTGCGCAGAAAGTGGAGCCCTGCAATGACCACGTGAGGGCCAAGCTGTCGTGGGCCAAG AAGAGGGACGAGGATGACGTGCCCACAGTGCCGTCCACGCTGGGCGAGGAGCTCCTCTACAACCCCTTCCTGAGGGTGGC AGAGGAGTCCGTGCGCAAGTTCACAGGCAAGGTGGCCCCGGCCGAGGTCCTGGAGGCACTCTGCAGAGAGCGGGCGAGCTTCGAGCACGCGGCCGAACCGCTGCAGCCACAGGCCCGGGCTCTCCTGGCACTGCAGTGGGGGCTCCTGAGCACCCCCCGACAGAAGTGA
- the HAGHL gene encoding hydroxyacylglutathione hydrolase-like protein isoform X5, whose amino-acid sequence MKVKVIPVLEDNYMYLVIEEHTREAVAVDVAVPKRGPRAGQRRAGASVARAGRAGRRRAHLRADPQADARRGAAGDALSVAGCGPRLEGTAQQMYRSLAKTLGILPPETKVFCGHEHTLANLEFAQKVEPCNDHVRAKLSWAKRGVRAQVHRQGGPGRGPGGTLQRAGELRARGRTAAATGPGSPGTAVGAPEHPPTEVSPVWTRRGARWHIPPPPTLRQSGPCPGGCPALETSTLVLPGSGRVGLLSGPV is encoded by the exons ATGAAGGTCAAGGTCATCCCTGTGCTTGAGGACAACTACATGTACCTGGTCATCGAGGAGCACACGCGGGAGGCTGTGGCCGTGGACGTGGCCGTTCCCAAGAGG GGACCACGCGCGGGGCAACGTAGAGCTGGCGCGTCTGTGGCCAGGGCTGGCCGTGCTGGGCGCAGACGAGCGCATCTGCGCGCTGACCCGCAGGCTGACGCACGGCGAGGAGCTGCGG GGGATGCGCTGTCTGTGGCCGGCTGCGGCCCGCGGCTGGAGGGCACGGCTCAGCAGATGTACCGGAGCCTGGCCAAGACCCTGGGCATCCTGCCCCCCGAGACG AAGGTGTTCTGTGGCCATGAGCACACGCTGGCCAACCTTGAGTTTGCGCAGAAAGTGGAGCCCTGCAATGACCACGTGAGGGCCAAGCTGTCGTGGGCCAAG AGAGGAGTCCGTGCGCAAGTTCACAGGCAAGGTGGCCCCGGCCGAGGTCCTGGAGGCACTCTGCAGAGAGCGGGCGAGCTTCGAGCACGCGGCCGAACCGCTGCAGCCACAGGCCCGGGCTCTCCTGGCACTGCAGTGGGGGCTCCTGAGCACCCCCCGACAGAAGTGAGCCCCGTGTGGACCCGCCGTGGGGCCAGGTGGCACATCCCTCCTCCCCCGACCCTCAGGCAGTCTGGGCCCTGCCCAGGTGGCTGCCCAGCCTTGGAGACCAGCACTCTCGTGCTTCCTGGCAGTGGACGTGTGGGGCTCCTCTCTGGGCCGGTgtga